In a genomic window of Lepisosteus oculatus isolate fLepOcu1 chromosome 5, fLepOcu1.hap2, whole genome shotgun sequence:
- the supt20 gene encoding transcription factor SPT20 homolog isoform X4 has translation MQQVLEYALDRAEYIVESAQQRPIKRRSSSSGRKSLYQKLYDLYMEECEKEPEIKKLRRNVNLLEKLVMQESLSCLVVNLYPGNDGYSLMLRGKNGSDSETIRLPYEEGELLEYLDAEELPPILVDLLEKSQVNIFHCGCVIAEIRDYRQSGYTKMPIYQSRHILLRPTMQTLICDVHAMTSDNHKWTQDDKLLLESHLILATAEPLCLDPSISVTCTVNRLLYNKQKMNTRSMKRCFKRYSRPALNRQQEMAHFPTPPQLRLLDYLQKRKERKPAPPIDLKISKAGNCVDMWKQSNFQLSAPSDVDVEKYAVVEKSIKLEDSQPTVWPAHELKDDYIFECEVSNQVEKTKLTIYQSVGDPLIYGKIQTAKDSRSEDEGSGLHLSHPPFLIGSRTDAERFVNQYKDVYEKDVKCPVKMSHNSVGIGNQSQLSPGKEMEQADGISPLVQSSVLGKGVKHRPPPIKLPSCSGSSSSGNTIGNPYISQPSSGHIKSPTPPPSKTQSLSRKHSLELNQASLLSPAALSPVGSSQRSGTPKPSTPTPTNTPCSTPHPPDIQTSTPTVTPSATPTPQDSAMTPQPALLAPFAQQQMALSQALPVMTIPLSTMVTSITTGGTSTSQVMTNPAGLNFINVVGSVCGPQTLMSGSNSMLGCSPGAITSAGINLSGILPPGGLVPGALPAAMQSAAQAGLRPLNLLQIPAGPLIFNSLQQQQISQFSPQQQSSQSATSSPQQPGEQATDQGPSSQDQGLTGQQTAVINLAGVSGFMSPQAAVAILAAPNAPTNGYGGSNTGSTPSTTFRQPTKK, from the exons ATG CAACAAGTTTTGGAATATGCATTGGACAGGGCAGAG TACATTGTGGAAAGTGCACAACAGCGTCCAATCAAAAGGAGAAGCTCCTCAAGTGGAAG GAAGTCTTTGTATCAGAAGCTGTACGACCTGTACATGGAGGAGTGTGAAAAAGAGCCAGAAATTAAG AAGCTGAGGAGAAATGTCAATCTACTGGAAAAGCTGGTGATGCAAGAGTCTCTGTCCTGTCTTGTTGTCAATCTGTATCCTGGAAACGATGGCTATTCATTGATGCTCAGGGGAAAAAATGGTTCTG ATTCAGAAACCATCAGGTTACCTTATGAAGAAGGGGAACTACTGGAGTATCTTGATGCAGAGGAGCTGCCCCCAATTCTTGTTGACCTCTTGGAGAAGTCACAG GTTAATATATTCCACTGTGGGTGCGTCATTGCTGAGATCAGGGATTATCGGCAGTCTGGCTACACAAAAATGCCAATCTATCAAAGCCGACATATTTTGCTACGGCCAACAATGCAG ACACTGATTTGCGATGTCCACGCCATGACAAGTGATAACCACAAATGGACACAG GATGACAAGCTCCTATTGGAAAGCCATCTGATTTTGGCCACTGCAGAGCCCCTGTGCTTGGatccctccatctctgtgaCATGTACAGTGAACCGGCTGCTGTACAACAAGCAGAAGATGAACACCCGCTCTATGAAACG gtgTTTTAAGAGATATTCTAGGCCAGCTCTAAACAGACAGCAAGAAATGGCCCATTTCCCCACACCCCCACAGCTGAGACTGTTGGATTATttgcaaaaaagaaaggaaaggaaaccAGCGCCCCCTATTGACCTGAAAATCTCCAAAGCTGGAAAC TGTGTTGACATGTGGAAACAGAGCAACTTCCAGCTGAGTGCTCCATCTGATGTTGAC gtgGAGAAATACGCAGTTGTGGAGAAATCAATCAAGCTTGAGGACTCTCAGCCTACTGTCTGGCCAGCACAT GAACTTAAGGATGATTACATTTTTGAATGTGAAGTGAGCAATCAGGTTGAGAAGACAAAACTCACTATCTATCAGTCTGTGGGTGACCCTCTCATATATGGAAAGATTCAAACAGCCAAGGATTCCAGGAGTGAGGACGAAGGGAGTGGTCTGCATCTTAGTCATCCTCC GTTCCTAATTGGCTCAAGAACAGATGCTGAAAG GTTTGTTAACCAGTACAAAGATGTTTATGAGAAAGATGTCAAGTGTCCTGTGAAGATGTCTCATAATTCGGTGGGCATTGGAAACCAAAGTCAGCTTTCTCCTGGGAAGGAAATGGAG CAGGCTGATGGAATTTCTCCATTGGTTCAGTCCTCTGTGTTGGGAAAAGGCGTGAAACACAGACCCCCTCCCATCAAACTGCCGTCATGTTCAGGCAGCAGCTCCTCAGGTAACACcatag GTAACCCTTACATCTCTCAGCCATCAAGCGGGCACATCAAATCCCCGACTCCCCCTCCCTCTAAGACCCAGTCTCTGTCCCGGAAACACTCCCTGGAGCTGAACCAAGCCAGTCTGCTGTCCCCCGCAGCCCTCTCTCCAGTCGGCTCATCACAGA GATCAGGGACTCCCAAACCATCCACACCAACCCCCACCAACACCCCGTGCTCTACTCCACACCCTCCAGACATCCAGACCTCGACCCCTACTGTCACCCCCTCCGCAACCCCCACGCCCCAGGACTCGGCTATGACACCCCAGCCAGCCCTGCTCGCCCCCTTTGCCCAGCAGCAGATGGCTCTGAGCCAGGCCTTGCCAGTCATGACCATTCCTCTGTCCACCATGGTCACGTCCATAACTACGGGCGGCACCTCCACCTCTCAAGTGATGACCAACCCTGCCGGCCTCAACTTCATTAATGTCGTCGGCTCGGTGTG TGGTCCTCAGACGTTGATGAGTGGCTCCAACTCCATGCTGGGCTGCAGCCCTGGCGCCATTACTTCTGCTGGCATCAACCTGAGCGGCATCCTGCCTCCAGGAGGGCTGGTACCAGGAGCTCTGCCAGCTGCCATGCAGTCGGCAGCCCAAGCAG GTCTCCGGCCCCTGAATCTTCTCCAG ATCCCTGCAGGGCCACTGATCTTTAATtccctgcagcagcagcagatctCCCAGTTCTCCCCTCAGCAGCAGTCCAGCCAGTCAGCCACATCCAGCCCCCAGCAGCCCGGGGAACAG GCTACTGATCAAGGACCATCTAGTCAGGACCAAGGTCTAACTGGCCAGCAAACTGCAGTCATAAACCTTGCAGGAGTCAGTGGCTTCATGTCTCCACAGGCAGCAG TTGCGATTCTTGCAGCACCAAATGCGCCAACAAATGGCTATGGCGGCAGCAACACAGGCAGCACACCTTCAACAACATTCAGACAGCCAACCAAAAAGTAA